A window from Drosophila yakuba strain Tai18E2 chromosome 3L, Prin_Dyak_Tai18E2_2.1, whole genome shotgun sequence encodes these proteins:
- the LOC6533110 gene encoding uncharacterized protein LOC6533110 — MSKQLKTNSLSLLHCQAALLLLFSVAALQAQQVMQQQQLQVQQLPAVAAATTAATLPASSSNTRLLNATSDGVAATFIDNTSSNHMVQNNENSASLEQQTLQQQQQQQQLQQQQQQQQQQQQQLQQQQQQQQQQQQQQQATVQYAHISPLDKEVVERLIKQWAPIVWLAPEEKFMPLGVEEFLQYVHPMDKDSSFRPGVPFREYSTKSHLVTNNEVQELLGNDKSFLYGRNPNEKAVPIYGVVNLCPSTRAPVMPIVSTPPPTTTRGVYIPVSIDPLEERNDTIRRSSRLFPLFQRVKREAPKVSKYNQLNEYEELVVEATQKPNAQQDSEAEPENAVPVNNFIANLADNVKFSGGTDPDDNLEENSIGQAPERETNSEKGKLPGFHVTYWMFYPYSQGKTMCTVSLGPLGRIPFPAVYGYCLGNRKDIGSHVGDWEHMSLYFNGDAEPQAMYVSAHDAGAYYSYNRLTGSFEFRRQETRKGILQRPNFPKTVTTFKNHPVLFAAKGSHGLWTAPGKHRFVKVARLYDINGFGTPWNTWKAVDISYENLRSYGRSLVPDWLTYRGKWGNPKSNCHPFRRIGLNFCEFTDGPTGIPLKEPHFQCGADYR; from the exons ATGTCCAAGCAGTTGAAAACAAATTCACTTTCGTTGCTGCATTGCCAAGcagcgctgctgctgctgttttctGTGGCAGCGCTGCAGGCGCAACAAgtaatgcagcagcagcaactgcaagtGCAGCAACTAccagctgttgctgcagcgACGACAGCTGCAACATTGcctgccagcagcagcaacacgagACTCTTGAACGCAACTTCAGATGGTGTGGCCGCCACTTTCATCgacaacaccagcagcaaccacatggtccaaaacaatgaaaattcCGCCTCCTTGGAGCAGCAgacactgcagcagcagcaacaacagcagcaactgcagcagcagcagcaacagcagcagcaacaacagcagcaactgcagcagcagcagcagcagcagcaacagcaacagcagcaacaacaagctaCTGTGCAATATGCACACATATCGCCATTAGATAAAGAAGTAG TCGAGCGCCTGATCAAGCAGTGGGCACCGATCGTCTGGCTGGCGCCGGAGGAGAAATTCATGCCGCTGGGCGTGGAGGAGTTTCTGCAGTATGTTCATCCAATGGACAAGGATAGCAGCTTCCGGCCAGGAGTTCCGTTCCGGGAATATTCAACGAAATCCCACCTGGTCACGAACAACGAAGTACAGGAGCTTCTGGGCAACGACAAATCCTTTCTGTACGGCCGGAATCCCAATGAGAAAGCGGTGCCCATCTATGGAGTGGTCAACTTGTGTCCCTCGACAAGGGCACCGGTAATGCCGATTGTGTCCACAccgccacccaccaccacacGAGGTGTTTACATTCCCGTGTCCATTGATCCGCTGGAGGAACGCAATGACACCATTCGGCGATCGTCCAGACTGTTTCCTCTCTTCCAGCGAGTGAAACGGGAGGCACCAAAAGTTTCCAAATACAATCAACTCAATGAGTACGAAGAACTTGTAGTGGAAGCCACCCAGAAACCCAACGCACAGCAGGATTCGGAGGCAGAGCCGGAGAATGCAGTACCAGTGAACAACTTCATTGCCAACCTAGCGGACAATGTCAAGTTCAGCGGTGGCACAGATCCCGATGACAATCTGGAGGAGAACAGCATTGGCCAGGCACCCGAAAGGGAGACGAATTCAGAAAAGGGCAAGCTGCCGGGTTTCCATGTAACCTACTGGATGTTCTATCCCTACAGTCAGGGCAAGACCATGTGCACCGTGAGTTTGGGGCCACTTGGAAGGATTCCCTTTCCGGCTGTCTATGGATATTGTCTGGGCAATCGCAAGGATATCGGCAGCCATGTGGGCGATTGGGAGCACATGAGTCTCTATTTTAACGGCGATGCCGAGCCACAGGCCATGTATGTGTCCGCCCACGATGCGGGAGCCTACTACAGCTATAACCGGCTGACGGGATCCTTCGAGTTTCGCCGCCAAGAGACACGCAAGGGCATCTTGCAGCGTCCAAACTTTCCCAAAACGGTGACCACCTTCAAGAACCATCCGGTTCTATTTGCCGCCAAGGGTTCACATGGTCTATGGACGGCGCCAGGAAAGCATCGCTTTGTGAAAGTGGCACGCCTGTATGATATTAATGGCTTTGGCACGCCATGGAACACTTGGAAGGCTGTGGACATAAGCTACGAGAACCTGAGATCCTATG GTCGGTCGCTGGTGCCTGATTGGCTCACATATCGAGGCAAATGGGGTAATCCCAAAAGCAATTGCCATCCCTTCCGGCGGATCGGTTTGAATTTCTGTGAGTTCACGGATGGACCCACGGGAATTCCACTCAAGGAACCCCACTTTCAATGCGGTGCTGATTATCGCTAG
- the LOC6533111 gene encoding uracil phosphoribosyltransferase homolog has product MRTGSPSSNGSQSEEGSSSSDHQQPQQVAQEQEQQLHTPTHAHAVVPAATSEEILAEYGSSLKLLECNSQVAELLTILRDKNTTRSDFKFYADRLIRLVIEESLNQLPYTHCDVETPTGAIYEGLKYRSGNCGVSIIRSGEAMEQGLRDCCRSIRIGKILVESDANTHEARVVYARFPDDIGSRQVLLMYPIMSTGNTVLQAVNVLREHGVPESCIILSNLFCTPMAARTVVNAFPKLKILTSELHPVAPNHFGQKYFGTD; this is encoded by the exons ATGCGCACCGGCTCGCCCAGCAGCAACGGCTCCCAGTCGGAGGAGGGCAGCAGCTCCTCGGATcaccagcagccgcagcaggtagcccaggagcaggagcaacagctGCACACTCCCACGCATGCACACGCCGTGGTGCCAGCTGCCACATCGGAGGAGATTCTGGCGGAGTACGGCAGCAGCCTGAAGCTTCTCGAGTGCAACTCCCAGGTGGCCGAACTGCTGACCATACTGCGTGACAA GAACACCACACGCAGCGATTTCAAGTTCTACGCCGATCGTCTCATCCGGCTGGTCATCGAGGAGTCGCTCAACCAGCTGCCCTACACCCATTGCGATGTGGAGACCCCCACTGGTGCGATTTACGAGGGCCTGAAGTATCGCTCCGGCAACTGTGGAGTGTCCATCATCCGTTCGGGAGAGGCCATGGAGCAGGGACTTCGCGACTGCTGTCGCTCCATTCGCATTGGCAAGATCCTGGTCGAGTCCGATGCCAATACCCATGAGGCCCGTGTGGTCTATGCCCGCTTTCCCGATGACATCGGCAGCAGGCAGGTGCTGCTCATGTATCCCATCATGTCGACTGGAAACACTGTGCTGCAGGCGGTAAATGTGCTGCGGGAGCACGGCGTACCCGAGAGCTGTATCATCCTGTCCAACCTATTCTGCACTCCCATGGCCGCTCGAACTGTGGTGAATGCCTTCCCCAAGCTAAAGATCCTCACGTCCGAGCTGCATCCCGTGGCACCCAATCACTTTGGCCAGAAATACTTCGGTACAGACTAG
- the LOC6533112 gene encoding mitotic spindle assembly checkpoint protein MAD2A, whose protein sequence is MSTAQATKNCITLKGSAQIIVEYLKYGINSILFQRGIYPAEDFDNTQQYGLTILMSKDPKIQTFLQNVLSQTEEWLAKNMINKISMVITNAHTKEVLECWDFNMQAELGDGDTSDPTKLTTTKELSRIQNEIRDVMRQISATVSYLPLLDCICTFDVMIHTLQNTELPAKWDETGAIIIQNPQAVQLRSFSTGLHKVDTVVNYKMST, encoded by the exons ATGTCAACTGCCCAGGCAACCAAAAACTGCATCACACTCAAGGGATCCGCTCAAATTATTGTAGAATACCTGA AATATGGCATCAATTCGATCCTTTTCCAACGCGGAATTTACCCAGCCGAAGACTTTGACAACACGCAGCAGTATGGACTGACTATTCTAATGTCCAAGGATCCCAAGATACAGACCTTCCTGCAGAACGTACTCAGCCAAACCGAAG AATGGCTCGCCAAGAACATGATCAACAAGATCTCGATGGTCATCACCAACGCCCACACCAAGGAGGTGCTCGAGTGCTGGGACTTCAACATGCAGGCCGAGTTGGGCGATGGCGATACCAGTGATCCCACCAAGCTTACAACCACCAAGGAGCTGAGCCGCATCCAGAACGAGATCCGCGACGTTATGCGCCAGATCTCGGCCACCGTCAGCTATCTGCCACTGCTCGATTGCATCTGTACCTTCGACGTTATGATCCACACGCTGCAGAACACCGAATTACCGGCCAAATGGGACGAAACGGGTGCCATTATCATTCAGAATCCGCAGGCCGTTCAGCTGCGCTCCTTTTCCACCGGACTGCACAAGGTGGACACCGTGGTGAACTACAAGATGAGCACTTAG